One part of the Eptesicus fuscus isolate TK198812 chromosome 2, DD_ASM_mEF_20220401, whole genome shotgun sequence genome encodes these proteins:
- the KDR gene encoding vascular endothelial growth factor receptor 2 isoform X1, with translation MESKALLAIALWLCVETRAAFVGLPSVSLDPPRLSIQKDILTIMANTTLQITCRGQRDLDWLWPNNQSGSEKRVEVTDCSDGFFCKTLTIPKVIGNDTGAYKCFYQDTDVASIVYVYVQDYRSPFIASVSDQHGVVYIMENKNKTVVIPCLGSVSNLNVSLCARYPEKRFVPDGNRISWDSKKGFTIPSYMISYAGMVFCEAKINDESYQSIMYIVVVVGSKIYDVVLSPAHKVELSVGEKLVLNCTARTELNVGIDFNWEYPSLKHQHKKPVNRDLKTQSGSDMKKFLSTLTIDGITRSDQGWYTCEASSGLMTKRNSTFVRVHEKPFVAFGSGMESLVEVTVGDRVRIPVKYLGYPPPEIKWYKNGRPIESNHTIKVGHVLTIMEVSEKDTGNYTVILTNPISKEKQSHMVSLVVNVPPQIGEKSLISPVDSYKYGTTQTLTCTVYAVPPPSHILWYWQLEKECTYNPSQAVLMTNSYTCKEWRNVEDFQGGNKIEVNKNQFAQIEGKNKTVSTLVIQSANVSALYKCEAVNKAGRGERVISFHVTKGPVITLQPDTQPTEQESVSLWCSADRTTFENLTWYKVGPQALPTPVCKNLDALWKMNATMFSNSTNDILIMEFQNASLQDQGDYVCFAQDRKTKKRHCVVRQLTVLERMAPMMTANLENQTTSIGETIEVSCPVSGNPPPQVSWFKDNETLVEDSGIVLKDGNRNLTIRRVRKEDEGFYTCQACNVLGCAKVEAFFIIEGAQEKTNLEVIILVGTAVIAMFFWLLLVIVLRTVKRANGGELKTGYLSIVMDPDELPLDEHCERLPYDASKWEFPRDRLKLGKPLGRGAFGQVIEADAFGIDKTATCKTVAVKMLKEGATHSEHRALMSELKILIHIGHHLNVVNLLGACTKPGGPLMVIVEFCKFGNLSTYLRSKRNEFVPYKTKGTRYRPGKEYVGEITMDPKRRLDSITSSQSSASSGFVEEKSLSDVEEEEVSEDLYKNFLTLEHLICYSFQVAKGMEFLASRKCIHRDLAARNILLSEKNVVKICDFGLARDIYKDPDYVRKGDARLPLKWMAPETIFDRVYTIQSDVWSFGVLLWEIFSLGASPYPGVKIDEEFCRRLKEGTRMRAPDYTTPEMYQTMLDCWHGEPNQRPTFSELVEHLGNLLQANAQQDGKDYIVLPISETLSMEEDSGLSLPTSPVSCMEEEEACDPKFHYDNTAGISQYLQNSKRKSRPVSVKTFEDIPLEEPEIKVIPDWTDAQQKQGICGI, from the exons ATGGAGAGCAAGGCGCTGCTGGCCATCGCTCTGTGGCTCTGCGTGGAGACTCGGGCTGCCTTTGTGG GTTTGCCTAGTGTTTCTCTTGATCCACCCAGGCTCAGCATACAAAAAGACATCCTTACAATTATGGCTAATACAACTCTTCAGATTACTTGCAG GGGACAGAGGGACTTGGACTGGCTCTGGCCCAACAATCAGAGTGGCTCTGAGAAAAGAGTGGAGGTGACCGACTGCAGTGACGGCTTTTTCTGTAAGACGCTCACAATTCCCAAAGTGATCGGAAATGACACTGGAGCCTACAAGTGCTTCTACCAGGACACTGATGTGGCCTCGATTGTTTATGTCTACGTTCAAG aTTACAGGTCTCCATTTATTGCTTCTGTTAGCGACCAGCATGGAGTTGTGTACATCAtggagaacaaaaacaaaactgtggtGATTCCATGTCTTGGGTCCGTTTCAAACCTCAATGTGTCACTTTGTGCA AGATACCCAGAAAAGAGGTTTGTTCCTGATGGTAATAGAATTTCCTGGGACAGCAAGAAAGGCTTTACTATTCCCAGCTACATGATCAGCTATGCAGGCATGGTCTTCTGTGAAGCAAAAATTAATGATGAAAGTTACCAGTCTATTATGTACATAGTTGTGGTTGTAG GGTCAAAGATTTATGATGTAGTTCTGAGCCCCGCTCACAAAGTCGAGCTGTCTGTTGGAGAGAAGCTTGTTTTAAATTGTACAGCAAGGACTGAACTAAATGTGGGGATTGACTTCAACTGGGAATACCCTTCTTTGAAG CATCAGCATAAGAAACCTGTGAACCGGGACCTGAAAACCCAGTCTGGGAGTGACATGAAGAAGTTTTTGAGCACCTTGACTATAGATGGTATAACCCGGAGTGACCAAGGGTGGTACACCTGTGAGGCTTCCAGTGGGCTGATGACCAAGAGGAACAGCACATTCGTCAGGGTCCATG aaaaaccTTTTGTCGCTTTTGGTAGTGGCATGGAGTCTCTGGTGGAAGTCACGGTGGGAGACCGGGTCCGAATCCCTGTGAAGTACCTTGGTTACCCTCCGCCAGAAATAAAATG GTATAAAAATGGAAGACCCATTGAGTCCAATCACACAATTAAAGTGGGGCATGTATTGACCATTATGGAAGTGAGTGAAAAGGATACAGGAAATTACACTGTTATCCTTACCAATCCCATTTCAAAGGAGAAACAGAGCCACATGGTATCTCTGGTTGTGAATG TCCCACCCCAGATTGGTGAGAAATCTTTGATCTCTCCTGTGGACTCTTACAAATATGGCACCACCCAAACGTTGACTTGCACGGTCTACGCAGTTCCTCCCCCGAGTCACATCCTCTGGTATTGGCAGCTGGAGAAGGAGTGCACCTACAACCCCAG TCAAGCTGTCTTAATGACAAATTCATACACCTGTAAAGAGTGGAGAAATGTGGAGGATTTCCAGGGAGGAAATAAAATTGAAGTAAACAAAAATCAGTTTGCCCAAattgaaggaaaaaacaaa ACTGTAAGTACCCTTGTCATCCAGTCGGCAAATGTGTCAGCTTTGTACAAATGTGAAGCGGTCAACAaagctgggagaggagagagagtcatCTCCTTTCACGTGACCA AGGGTCCTGTAATCACTCTGCAGCCTGATACCCAGCCAACCGAGCAGGAGAGCGTGTCTTTGTGGTGCAGCGCAGACAGAACTACATTTGAGAACCTCACCTGGTACAAAGTTGGCCCacaggccctgcccacacctgttTGCAAGAACTTGGACGCCCTTTGGAAAATGAATGCCACCATGTTCTCTAATAGCACAAATGACATTTTGATCATGGAGTTCCAGAATGCATCCTTGCAGGACCAAGGAGACTACGTCTGCTTTGCTCAGGACAGGAAGACCAAGAAAAGGCATTGTGTGGTCAGGCAGCTCACAGTCCTAG AGCGCATGGCACCCATGATGACAGCAAACCTGGAGAATCAGACGACAAGTATTGGTGAAACCATCGAAGTTTCCTGCCCAGTGTCTGGGAATCCCCCTCCACAGGTTTCCTGGTTTAAAGATAATGAGACACTCGTGGAAGACTCAG GGATCGTACTGAAAGATGGGAACCGGAACCTAACTATCCGAAGGGTGAGGAAGGAGGATGAAGGCTTCTACACCTGCCAGGCATGCAATGTTCTTGGATGTGCAAAAGTGGAGGCATTTTTCATAATAGAAG GTGCCCAGGAAAAGACCAACTTGGAAGTCATTATTCTAGTAGGCACTGCAGTGATTGCCATGTTCTTCTGGCTACTTCTTGTCATTGTTCTACGGACTGTTAAGCGG GCCAATGGAGGGGAACTGAAGACAGGCTACTTGTCCATCGTCATGGATCCAGATGAACTGCCCTTGGATGAACACTGTGAGCGCCTGCCTTATGATGCCAGCAAATGGGAATTCCCCAGAGACCGGCTGAAACTAG GTAAGCCTCTTGGACGTGGTGCCTTTGGCCAAGTGATTGAAGCGGATGCCTTTGGAATCGACAAGACAGCAACTTGCAAGACAGTGGCCGTCAAAATGTTGAAAG AAGGAGCAACACACAGTGAACACCGAGCCCTCATGTCTGAACTCAAGATCCTCATTCATATTGGCCATCATCTCAATGTGGTCAATCTTCTGGGCGCCTGTACCAAGCCCGGAG GCCCACTCATGGTGATTGTGGAATTCTGCAAGTTTGGGAACCTATCAACTTACTTAAGGAGCAAGAGAAATGAATTTGTCCCCTACAAG accaAAGGGACACGATACCGTCCAGGAAAAGAATACGTTGGGGAAATAACCATGGATCCTAAACGCCGCTTGGACAGTATCACCAGCAGCCAGAGCTCAGCCAGCTCTGGATTTGTTGAGGAGAAATCCCTCAGtgatgtggaggaggaggaag TTTCTGAAGATCTGTACAAGAACTTCCTGACCTTGGAGCACCTCATCTGTTACAGCTTCCAAGTGGCTAAGGGCATGGAGTTTTTGGCATCTCGGAAG TGTATCCACAGGGACCTGGCGGCACGGAATATCCTCTTGTCGGAGAAGAACGTGGTTAAAATCTGTGACTTTGGCTTGGCCCGGGATATTTACAAAGACCCTGATTATGTCAGAAAAGGAGAT GCACGCCTCCCTTTGAAATGGATGGCCCCAGAAACCATTTTTGACAGAGTGTACACAATTCAGAGTGACGTGTGGTCTTTTGGTGTCTTGCTCTGGGAAATATTTTCCTTAG GTGCTTCTCCATATCCTGGAGTAAAGATTGATGAGGAATTTTGTAGGCGATTGAAAGAAGGCACTAGAATGAGGGCCCCTGATTATACCACACCAGAAAT GTACCAGACCATGCTTGACTGCTGGCATGGGGAGCCCAATCAGAGACCCACGTTTTCAGAGCTGGTGGAACATTTGGGAAATCTGTTACAGGCTAATGCTCAGCAG GATGGCAAAGACTACATTGTCCTTCCGATATCAGAGACTTTGAGCATGGAAGAGGATTCTGGACTCTCTCTACCCACCTCACCTGTTTCCTGTATGGAGGAAGAGGAAGCGTGTGACCCCAAATTCCATTATGACAACACAGCAGGAATCAG TCAGTATCTGCAGAACAGTAAGCGAAAGAGCCGGCCTGTGAGTGTAAAAACATTTGAAGACATCCCATTGGAAGAACCAGAAATAAAAGTAATCCCAGAT TGGACTGATGCCCAGCAAAAGCAAGGAATCTGTGGCATCTGA
- the KDR gene encoding vascular endothelial growth factor receptor 2 isoform X2, translated as MESKALLAIALWLCVETRAAFVGLPSVSLDPPRLSIQKDILTIMANTTLQITCRGQRDLDWLWPNNQSGSEKRVEVTDCSDGFFCKTLTIPKVIGNDTGAYKCFYQDTDVASIVYVYVQDYRSPFIASVSDQHGVVYIMENKNKTVVIPCLGSVSNLNVSLCARYPEKRFVPDGNRISWDSKKGFTIPSYMISYAGMVFCEAKINDESYQSIMYIVVVVGSKIYDVVLSPAHKVELSVGEKLVLNCTARTELNVGIDFNWEYPSLKHQHKKPVNRDLKTQSGSDMKKFLSTLTIDGITRSDQGWYTCEASSGLMTKRNSTFVRVHEKPFVAFGSGMESLVEVTVGDRVRIPVKYLGYPPPEIKWYKNGRPIESNHTIKVGHVLTIMEVSEKDTGNYTVILTNPISKEKQSHMVSLVVNVPPQIGEKSLISPVDSYKYGTTQTLTCTVYAVPPPSHILWYWQLEKECTYNPSQAVLMTNSYTCKEWRNVEDFQGGNKIEVNKNQFAQIEGKNKTVSTLVIQSANVSALYKCEAVNKAGRGERVISFHVTKGPVITLQPDTQPTEQESVSLWCSADRTTFENLTWYKVGPQALPTPVCKNLDALWKMNATMFSNSTNDILIMEFQNASLQDQGDYVCFAQDRKTKKRHCVVRQLTVLERMAPMMTANLENQTTSIGETIEVSCPVSGNPPPQVSWFKDNETLVEDSGIVLKDGNRNLTIRRVRKEDEGFYTCQACNVLGCAKVEAFFIIEGAQEKTNLEVIILVGTAVIAMFFWLLLVIVLRTVKRANGGELKTGYLSIVMDPDELPLDEHCERLPYDASKWEFPRDRLKLGKPLGRGAFGQVIEADAFGIDKTATCKTVAVKMLKEGATHSEHRALMSELKILIHIGHHLNVVNLLGACTKPGGPLMVIVEFCKFGNLSTYLRSKRNEFVPYKTKGTRYRPGKEYVGEITMDPKRRLDSITSSQSSASSGFVEEKSLSDVEEEEVSEDLYKNFLTLEHLICYSFQVAKGMEFLASRKCIHRDLAARNILLSEKNVVKICDFGLARDIYKDPDYVRKGDARLPLKWMAPETIFDRVYTIQSDVWSFGVLLWEIFSLGASPYPGVKIDEEFCRRLKEGTRMRAPDYTTPEMYQTMLDCWHGEPNQRPTFSELVEHLGNLLQANAQQDGKDYIVLPISETLSMEEDSGLSLPTSPVSCMEEEEACDPKFHYDNTAGISQYLQNSKRKSRPVSVKTFEDIPLEEPEIKVIPDDNQTDSGMVLASEELKTLEDRNKLAPSFSGLMPSKSKESVASEGSNQTSGYQSGYHSDDTDTTVYSSEEAELLKLMEIGPQAGSAAQTLQPDSGTALSAPPV; from the exons ATGGAGAGCAAGGCGCTGCTGGCCATCGCTCTGTGGCTCTGCGTGGAGACTCGGGCTGCCTTTGTGG GTTTGCCTAGTGTTTCTCTTGATCCACCCAGGCTCAGCATACAAAAAGACATCCTTACAATTATGGCTAATACAACTCTTCAGATTACTTGCAG GGGACAGAGGGACTTGGACTGGCTCTGGCCCAACAATCAGAGTGGCTCTGAGAAAAGAGTGGAGGTGACCGACTGCAGTGACGGCTTTTTCTGTAAGACGCTCACAATTCCCAAAGTGATCGGAAATGACACTGGAGCCTACAAGTGCTTCTACCAGGACACTGATGTGGCCTCGATTGTTTATGTCTACGTTCAAG aTTACAGGTCTCCATTTATTGCTTCTGTTAGCGACCAGCATGGAGTTGTGTACATCAtggagaacaaaaacaaaactgtggtGATTCCATGTCTTGGGTCCGTTTCAAACCTCAATGTGTCACTTTGTGCA AGATACCCAGAAAAGAGGTTTGTTCCTGATGGTAATAGAATTTCCTGGGACAGCAAGAAAGGCTTTACTATTCCCAGCTACATGATCAGCTATGCAGGCATGGTCTTCTGTGAAGCAAAAATTAATGATGAAAGTTACCAGTCTATTATGTACATAGTTGTGGTTGTAG GGTCAAAGATTTATGATGTAGTTCTGAGCCCCGCTCACAAAGTCGAGCTGTCTGTTGGAGAGAAGCTTGTTTTAAATTGTACAGCAAGGACTGAACTAAATGTGGGGATTGACTTCAACTGGGAATACCCTTCTTTGAAG CATCAGCATAAGAAACCTGTGAACCGGGACCTGAAAACCCAGTCTGGGAGTGACATGAAGAAGTTTTTGAGCACCTTGACTATAGATGGTATAACCCGGAGTGACCAAGGGTGGTACACCTGTGAGGCTTCCAGTGGGCTGATGACCAAGAGGAACAGCACATTCGTCAGGGTCCATG aaaaaccTTTTGTCGCTTTTGGTAGTGGCATGGAGTCTCTGGTGGAAGTCACGGTGGGAGACCGGGTCCGAATCCCTGTGAAGTACCTTGGTTACCCTCCGCCAGAAATAAAATG GTATAAAAATGGAAGACCCATTGAGTCCAATCACACAATTAAAGTGGGGCATGTATTGACCATTATGGAAGTGAGTGAAAAGGATACAGGAAATTACACTGTTATCCTTACCAATCCCATTTCAAAGGAGAAACAGAGCCACATGGTATCTCTGGTTGTGAATG TCCCACCCCAGATTGGTGAGAAATCTTTGATCTCTCCTGTGGACTCTTACAAATATGGCACCACCCAAACGTTGACTTGCACGGTCTACGCAGTTCCTCCCCCGAGTCACATCCTCTGGTATTGGCAGCTGGAGAAGGAGTGCACCTACAACCCCAG TCAAGCTGTCTTAATGACAAATTCATACACCTGTAAAGAGTGGAGAAATGTGGAGGATTTCCAGGGAGGAAATAAAATTGAAGTAAACAAAAATCAGTTTGCCCAAattgaaggaaaaaacaaa ACTGTAAGTACCCTTGTCATCCAGTCGGCAAATGTGTCAGCTTTGTACAAATGTGAAGCGGTCAACAaagctgggagaggagagagagtcatCTCCTTTCACGTGACCA AGGGTCCTGTAATCACTCTGCAGCCTGATACCCAGCCAACCGAGCAGGAGAGCGTGTCTTTGTGGTGCAGCGCAGACAGAACTACATTTGAGAACCTCACCTGGTACAAAGTTGGCCCacaggccctgcccacacctgttTGCAAGAACTTGGACGCCCTTTGGAAAATGAATGCCACCATGTTCTCTAATAGCACAAATGACATTTTGATCATGGAGTTCCAGAATGCATCCTTGCAGGACCAAGGAGACTACGTCTGCTTTGCTCAGGACAGGAAGACCAAGAAAAGGCATTGTGTGGTCAGGCAGCTCACAGTCCTAG AGCGCATGGCACCCATGATGACAGCAAACCTGGAGAATCAGACGACAAGTATTGGTGAAACCATCGAAGTTTCCTGCCCAGTGTCTGGGAATCCCCCTCCACAGGTTTCCTGGTTTAAAGATAATGAGACACTCGTGGAAGACTCAG GGATCGTACTGAAAGATGGGAACCGGAACCTAACTATCCGAAGGGTGAGGAAGGAGGATGAAGGCTTCTACACCTGCCAGGCATGCAATGTTCTTGGATGTGCAAAAGTGGAGGCATTTTTCATAATAGAAG GTGCCCAGGAAAAGACCAACTTGGAAGTCATTATTCTAGTAGGCACTGCAGTGATTGCCATGTTCTTCTGGCTACTTCTTGTCATTGTTCTACGGACTGTTAAGCGG GCCAATGGAGGGGAACTGAAGACAGGCTACTTGTCCATCGTCATGGATCCAGATGAACTGCCCTTGGATGAACACTGTGAGCGCCTGCCTTATGATGCCAGCAAATGGGAATTCCCCAGAGACCGGCTGAAACTAG GTAAGCCTCTTGGACGTGGTGCCTTTGGCCAAGTGATTGAAGCGGATGCCTTTGGAATCGACAAGACAGCAACTTGCAAGACAGTGGCCGTCAAAATGTTGAAAG AAGGAGCAACACACAGTGAACACCGAGCCCTCATGTCTGAACTCAAGATCCTCATTCATATTGGCCATCATCTCAATGTGGTCAATCTTCTGGGCGCCTGTACCAAGCCCGGAG GCCCACTCATGGTGATTGTGGAATTCTGCAAGTTTGGGAACCTATCAACTTACTTAAGGAGCAAGAGAAATGAATTTGTCCCCTACAAG accaAAGGGACACGATACCGTCCAGGAAAAGAATACGTTGGGGAAATAACCATGGATCCTAAACGCCGCTTGGACAGTATCACCAGCAGCCAGAGCTCAGCCAGCTCTGGATTTGTTGAGGAGAAATCCCTCAGtgatgtggaggaggaggaag TTTCTGAAGATCTGTACAAGAACTTCCTGACCTTGGAGCACCTCATCTGTTACAGCTTCCAAGTGGCTAAGGGCATGGAGTTTTTGGCATCTCGGAAG TGTATCCACAGGGACCTGGCGGCACGGAATATCCTCTTGTCGGAGAAGAACGTGGTTAAAATCTGTGACTTTGGCTTGGCCCGGGATATTTACAAAGACCCTGATTATGTCAGAAAAGGAGAT GCACGCCTCCCTTTGAAATGGATGGCCCCAGAAACCATTTTTGACAGAGTGTACACAATTCAGAGTGACGTGTGGTCTTTTGGTGTCTTGCTCTGGGAAATATTTTCCTTAG GTGCTTCTCCATATCCTGGAGTAAAGATTGATGAGGAATTTTGTAGGCGATTGAAAGAAGGCACTAGAATGAGGGCCCCTGATTATACCACACCAGAAAT GTACCAGACCATGCTTGACTGCTGGCATGGGGAGCCCAATCAGAGACCCACGTTTTCAGAGCTGGTGGAACATTTGGGAAATCTGTTACAGGCTAATGCTCAGCAG GATGGCAAAGACTACATTGTCCTTCCGATATCAGAGACTTTGAGCATGGAAGAGGATTCTGGACTCTCTCTACCCACCTCACCTGTTTCCTGTATGGAGGAAGAGGAAGCGTGTGACCCCAAATTCCATTATGACAACACAGCAGGAATCAG TCAGTATCTGCAGAACAGTAAGCGAAAGAGCCGGCCTGTGAGTGTAAAAACATTTGAAGACATCCCATTGGAAGAACCAGAAATAAAAGTAATCCCAGAT gaCAACCAAACGGACAGTGGTATGGTTCTTGCATCAGAAGAGCTGAAAACCTTGGAAGACAGAAACAAATTAGCTCCGTCTTTTAG TGGACTGATGCCCAGCAAAAGCAAGGAATCTGTGGCATCTGAAGGCTCCAACCAGACCAGTGGCTACCAGTCCGGGTATCACTCAGATGACACGGACACCACCGTGTACTCCAGCGAGGAGGCAGAACTTTTAAAGCTGATGGAGATTGGACCACAGGCTGGCAGTGCAGCCCAGACTCTCCAGCCCGACTCTGGGACCGCACTGAGCGCTCCTCCTGTTTAA